From Enterococcus mundtii, the proteins below share one genomic window:
- a CDS encoding competence protein CoiA — translation MLLAKDKEGSVFLATDATKECDYYCPKCGNQVFLKRGMKRVAHFSHRDTPDCQVFSEAESKEHLYLKTQCFQWLKKSYPRVEMEGYLSQLMQRPDILVGHHAFEIQCSPLSYERMIERTINYKANEYIVWWLLGMKFFKKNDRLSLEKKFCYYDDLRQLHFWQIDWSTQKVYLYSQILTDLSGKISFERFSWSFFEKELLTILEVESGTLRKMPSSPSVKTKDWLAKQIIRKNKKVLGVQEQCYLRKKHVLYLESWIYENSDFFCFFSEQVFFYRLLFSQMKCQESDKKTSSFDKWYQEIKEYKNEWLFPLIDEEKIYRLFYEECKRLVQK, via the coding sequence ATGCTGCTCGCCAAAGACAAAGAAGGGTCTGTTTTTTTAGCAACTGATGCAACAAAAGAGTGCGATTACTATTGTCCAAAATGTGGGAATCAAGTATTTTTAAAAAGAGGAATGAAGAGGGTCGCCCATTTTTCTCATCGCGATACTCCAGACTGCCAAGTGTTTAGTGAGGCGGAATCTAAAGAACATCTTTATTTAAAAACACAATGTTTTCAATGGCTGAAGAAGAGTTATCCAAGAGTAGAAATGGAAGGTTATTTATCGCAACTGATGCAACGTCCGGATATTTTGGTTGGTCATCATGCGTTTGAGATCCAATGCTCTCCATTGTCTTATGAGCGAATGATTGAAAGAACGATCAATTACAAAGCAAATGAGTACATTGTTTGGTGGCTATTAGGAATGAAATTTTTCAAAAAGAACGATCGGTTAAGTTTAGAAAAAAAGTTTTGCTACTACGACGATTTACGACAGCTCCACTTTTGGCAAATCGACTGGTCCACGCAAAAGGTTTACTTATATAGTCAGATCCTCACAGATTTATCGGGGAAAATCAGCTTTGAACGATTTTCTTGGTCTTTTTTTGAAAAGGAACTATTGACGATATTAGAAGTCGAAAGTGGCACATTACGAAAAATGCCAAGCTCTCCTTCCGTGAAAACAAAAGACTGGTTAGCAAAACAAATCATTCGAAAAAATAAAAAGGTATTAGGAGTACAAGAACAGTGCTACCTAAGAAAGAAGCATGTGCTTTATCTTGAGTCATGGATCTATGAAAACAGTGATTTCTTTTGCTTTTTTTCTGAACAAGTATTCTTTTATCGCTTGCTGTTTTCACAGATGAAATGCCAAGAGAGTGATAAGAAAACAAGTTCTTTCGATAAGTGGTATCAGGAAATCAAGGAATATAAAAATGAGTGGTTATTTCCTTTGATTGATGAGGAAAAAATATATCGCTTATTTTATGAAGAGTGTAAACGTTTAGTACAAAAATAA